From Miscanthus floridulus cultivar M001 chromosome 15, ASM1932011v1, whole genome shotgun sequence, the proteins below share one genomic window:
- the LOC136508593 gene encoding probable peptide/nitrate transporter At3g43790, protein MDSEEKAPLMVPVPAPAVEGCPGCAMERRKASSNGRIPYKELFFVGVTSLASALPITCLFPFLYFMVRDFHIAKTEEDIGFYAGFLAASYMVGRGFSSIFWGILADRIGRKPVIAFSILSVVIFNTLFGLSATYWMAITTRLVLGALNGLLAPIKAYCVEVCQTEHQALGLSIVNTAWALGLIVGPALGGYLSQPTEKYPHIFSKDSVFGRFPYLLPCLSVSAFATIVLISCEWLPETIHKHKVPEMDTKIFKALSSEEGYWDPPRKKKSLLQNRPWISTMLPYCFFSLHDTAYSEILSLWAVSDRKYGGLSFSTEDIGQVFAMAGASLLVYQLIIYRWVHKILGAVNSSRIASAVSILVLATYPFMTYLSGVKLSFALYSAAMMRSALAITVNTGISLLQNNAVCQEQRGTANGISTTAMSFFKSIAPVGAGALFSWAQKRQDAAFLPGDQVVFMVLNLVQLLGLISTFEPFLVLPALPK, encoded by the exons ATGGACAGTGAGGAAAAAGCGCCGCTGATGGTGCCGGTGCCGGCGCCGGCGGTGGAGGGTTGCCCCGGGTGCGCGATGGAGCGGCGGAAGGCGAGCAGCAACGGGAGGATCCCCTACAAGGAGTTGTTCTTCGTCGGCGTCACCTCCCTCGCCTCAG CTTTGCCAATCACGTGCCTCTTCCCCTTCCTGTATTTCATG GTAAGGGACTTCCACATTGCTAAAACAGAGGAAGATATTGGATTTTATGCTGGTTTTCTTG CTGCATCATACATGGTGGGCAGAGGCTTTTCTTCAATTTTCTGGGGCATTCTCGCAGACCGTATTGGACGGAAGCCTGTCATCGCATTTTCAATCTTGTCTGT GGTCATATTTAACACACTATTTGGTCTAAGTGCAACGTATTGGATGGCAATTACTACAAGACTTGTGCTGGGTGCTCTAAATGGCCTGCTTGCCCCAATAAAG GCATATTGCGTTGAAGTTTGTCAAACCGAACATCAGGCACTTGGACTCTCAATT GTGAACACGGCATGGGCTTTGGGTCTTATTGTTGGTCCAGCTCTTGGAGGTTACCTTTCACAG CCAACTGAGAAATATCCTCACATATTTTCCAAAGATTCTGTCTTTGGCAG ATTTCCATATCTTTTACCCTGTCTAAGTGTATCAGCATTTGCTACAATTGTCCTCATAAGCTGTGAATGGCTTCCG GAGACTATACATAAACATAAAGTTCCCGAAATGGATaccaaaatatttaaagcattGTCATCAGAAGAGGGTTATTGGGATCCACCTCGCAAGAAGAAGAGTTTGCTCCAGAACAGGCCTTGGATATCAACTATGCTACCTTACTGCTTTTTTAGTCTTCATGACACAGCATATAGTGAG ATACTTTCCTTGTGGGCTGTGAGCGATCGGAAGTATGGCGGCCTTAGCTTCTCAACTGAAGATATTGGTCAGGTTTTTGCTATGGCAG GTGCCAGTCTTCTAGTATACCAGCTTATCATTTATCGCTGGGTTCATAAAATTCTTGGAGCAGTGAACTCATCACGTATTGCATCT GCTGtgtctatacttgttcttgcaaCTTATCCCTTTATGACATACCTATCGGGAGTGAAACTTTCATTTGCTCTTtattctgctgccatgatgagaAGTGCTCTTGCG ATCACTGTCAACACAGGAATTTCCCTTCTACAGAATAATGCTGTG TGCCAAGAACAAAGAGGCACCGCAAATGGTATATCAACAACTGCAATGTCATTCTTCAAGTCAATTGCTCCAGTAGGTGCAGGGGCTCT ATTCTCATGGGCACAAAAACGTCAAGATGCTGCTTTCCTGCCAG GTGATCAGGTGGTGTTCATGGTGCTGAATCTGGTGCAGCTCCTTGGGCTGATATCCACCTTTGAGCCCTTTCTGGTGTTACCTGCATTGCCAAAGTAG
- the LOC136508197 gene encoding protein HEAT STRESS TOLERANT DWD 1-like: MGRNIKKAKKAKSKKSKKKTEASSSSNPAVASGPAKVWQPGVDALEDGEELQFDPEAYNYLRGFGIGWSCLSFDVVRDQLGLIRSEFPHTFYGAAGTQAEKASWNYIGVFKLSNIIGKKREPIPASAVDGDTDVDSDSSSDEEDEEINEDTKPILHLKKVAHAGCVNRIRSMTQKPHLCATWGDTGHVQVWDLTSFLNSLAESGTTAPKEDDIIHKHLPVKVFSGHKDEGYAIDWSPLVTGRLVSGDCNKCIHLWEPTSSNWNVDANPFVGHSASVEDLQWSPTEADIFASCSVDGTISIWDIRTGKKPCISVKAHKADVNVISWNRLASCMIASGCDDGSFSVRDLRSIQEDSLVAHFEYHKKAITSIEWSPHEASSLAVTSEDHQLTIWDLSLERDAEEEAEFRAKMKEQANAPEDLPPQLLFAHQGQRDLKELHWHPQIPSMIISTAIDGFNVLMPSNIDTTIPGNTDTAMASAEP; the protein is encoded by the exons ATGGGCCGCAACATCAAGAAGGCCAAGAAGGCCAAATCCAAGAAGTCTAAGAAG AAAACTGAAGCGTCCTCGTCGTCCAATCCTGCGGTTGCCTCTGGTCCGGCTAAG GTCTGGCAACCGGGTGTAGATGCACTGGAAGATGGGGAGGAGCTGCAGTTTGATCCCGAGGCTTACAATTATCTCCGAGGTTTTGGCATTGGCTGGTCTTGCTTGAG TTTTGATGTTGTGCGCGATCAACTTGGACTCATCCGTTCAGAGTTCCCCCATACATTCTATGGTGCTGCTGGAACGCAG GCTGAGAAAGCTTCATGGAATTATATTGGCGTTTTCAAGCTTTCTAACATAATTGGGAAGAAGCGGGAACCTATACCAGCTTCAGCAGTTGATGGTGACACTGATGTGGATAGCGACAGCAGCAGTGATGAGGAAGATGAAGAAATTAATGAGGATACAAAGCCCATCCTACAT CTAAAAAAGGTGGCTCATGCGGGATGTGTAAATCGCATACGCTCAATGACTCAAAAACCACATTTATGTGCTACATGGGGAGATACTGGTCATGTTCAG GTGTGGGACTTGACCTCCTTCCTCAATTCTTTAGCAGAGTCGGGGACAACTGCACCCAAAGAAGACGACATAATCCACAAACACTTACCCGTGAAAGTATTTAGCGGCCATAAAGATGAGGGATATGCCATTGATTGGAGTCCACTTGTTACTGGAAGACTTGTTTCTG GTGACTGCAATAAGTGCATTCACCTATGGGAACCGACTTCAAGCAACTGGAACGTAGATGCAAACCCATTTGTTGGACACTCTGCAAGTGTTGAAGATCTACAG TGGAGTCCCACAGAAGCCGACATATTTGCCTCTTGTTCTGTTGATGGTACGATATCAATATGGGATATACGTACAGGGAAGAAACCTTGTATTTCTGTCAAAGCTCATAAAGCTGATGTGAATGTTATCTCATGGAACAG GCTTGCTAGCTGCATGATAGCTTCTGGGTGTGATGATGGCAGTTTCTCAGTTCGTGATCTTAGATCAATTCAG GAGGACTCGTTGGTAGCACACTTTGAGTACCACAAGAAAGCAATTACATCTATCGAGTGGAGTCCACATGAAGCTTCATCATTGGCTGTAACATCTGAAGATCATCAACTAAC AATTTGGGACCTTTCATTGGAAAGAGATGCGGAAGAGGAGGCTGAGTTCAGAGCGAAGATGAAAGAGCAGGCAAATGCACCTGAAGATTTGCCCCCACAACTTCTTTTTGCTCATCAG GGCCAGAGAGACTTGAAAGAACTACACTGGCACCCACAGATACCGTCAATGATCATATCAACGGCAATTGACGGCTTCAACGTGTTGATGCCTAGCAACATTGATACAACCATTCCTGGCAACACTGATACAGCAATGGCATCTGCTGAGCCATAG
- the LOC136509625 gene encoding CBL-interacting protein kinase 32-like, producing MSATKVKRRVGKYELGRTIGEGTFAKVRFAKNTETGEPVAIKILDKEKVLRHKMVEQIKREISTMKLIKHPNVVRIYEVMGSKTKIYIVLEYVTGGELFDTIANHGRMREDEARRYFQQLINAVDYCHSRGVYHRDLKPENLLLDSYGNLKVSDFGLSALSQQIKDDGLLHTTCGTPNYVAPEVLEDQGYDGAMADLWSCGVILFVLLAGYLPFEDSNLMTLYKKISNAEYTFPPWTSFPAKRLLTRILDPNPMTRITIPEILEDEWFKKGYKRPEFDEKYDTPLDDVDAVFNDSEEHHVTEKKEEEPVALNAFELISRSAGLNLGNLFDSEQEFKRETRFTSKCPPKEIVRKIEEAAKPLGFGVQKKNYKLRLEKVKAGRKGNLNVATEILQVAPSLHMVEVRKAKGDTLEFQKFYKNLSKTLKDVVWKSEDLQMQPSS from the exons ATGAGTGCAACCAAGGTGAAGAGACGTGTGGGCAAGTATGAGCTCGGCCGAACCATAGGCGAAGGCACATTCGCAAAGGTCAGGTTCGCCAAGAACACCGAGACTGGAGAACCGGTAGCCATCAAGATCCTAGATAAGGAAAAGGTCCTCAGGCACAAGATGGTTGAGCAG ATTAAGCGGGAAATTTCGACCATGAAGTTGATAAAGCATCCTAATGTTGTTCGCATATATGAG GTGATGGGAAGTAAAACAAAGATCTACATTGTGTTAGAGTATGTTACTGGCGGCGAGCTTTTCGACACAATT GCTAACCATGGTCGAATGAGGGAAGACGAGGCGAGGAGGTACTTCCAACAATTAATCAATGCAGTTGATTATTGTCATAGCAGGGGTGTGTACCATCGGGATCTAAAA CCAGAAAATTTACTGCTTGACTCATATGGAAATCTGAAGGTCTCTGACTTTGGGCTGAGCGCGCTATCACAGCAAATCAAG GATGATGGATTGCTGCACACAACTTGTGGGACTCCAAACTATGTCGCACCAGAG GTCCTAGAAGACCAAGGCTATGATGGTGCAATGGCTGATTTGTGGTCATGTGGAGTTATCCTGTTTGTTCTGCTAGCTGGGTATTTACCTTTTGAGGACTCTAATCTTATGACGCTGTATAAGAAA ATCTCAAATGCAGAATACACATTTCCACCATGGACGTCTTTTCCTGCCAAGAGGTTGTTAACAAGAATCCTTGATCCAAATCCAATGACG AGAATAACAATCCCTGAAATACTGGAGGATGAGTGGTTCAAAAAGGGCTACAAGCGCCCGGAGTTTGACGAGAAATATGACACACCATTGGATGATGTGGATGCAGTCTTCAATGATTCAGAA GAGCACCACGTgacagagaagaaagaagaagaacccgTAGCTCTGAATGCATTTGAACTGATTTCAAGATCAGCAGGCCTAAATCTTGGGAACCTATTTGACTCGGAGCAG GAATTTAAAAGAGAAACAAGGTTCACATCAAAATGTCCACCGAAAGAAATTGTACGCAAGATTGAGGAAGCTGCAAAACCTCTAGGATTTGGTGTTCAGAAGAAAAATTACAAG TTGAGGCTCGAGAAAGTAAAAGCAGGGAGGAAGGGAAACCTCAATGTTGCTACCGAG ATACTGCAAGTTGCACCCTCTCTTCATATGGTAGAAGTCAGAAAAGCAAAAGGTGACACTCTGGAATTCCAAAAG TTCTACAAGAACCTTTCCAAGACCTTAAAGGACGTTGTCTGGAAATCTGAAGATCTGCAAATGCAACCTTCTTCTTAG